The segment GCCAGCTCGCGCAGCAGCCCCAGCGTCTCGTCGGTGACCAGGTGCTTGGAGTAGTCCAGGTGCAGATCGCCGACCTGCAGGGTGTAGCGCTCGGCGCGCTCCGGGTCGCGCTCGAACAGCTCGCGCAGATGCACCTCCGCCAGTTGCTCCCGGTGCTTGCCCAGCGCCGTCCACTCAGGCATCTGATCGAGCCTGCTGCGGCCTTCTGCGTTCATCTCGGACATCAGCCTTCTTCATCTCGTACCGGCCCCGCCATCTCCCAACCTAATTGATCAGGGCGCGGTATGAGGTATCTGTCCGCTGTCGGACGAGGCGCCGTCGGGGGTCTGAAGAACGGGTGTCAACGCGGCGGCCCCCAGGGCCAGCAGGACGGCGGCCAGCAGCGCGGGGGCGTTGGGCCCGAAGGCGGTGGCGGCCGCGCCGCCGCACAGCGCGCCGAGCGGGGTCCCGGCGACGGAGACCGTGCGGAAGGCGGAGCTGATCCTGCCGAGCATCCCGGCCGGGCTGCGCTGCTGCACGGCCGTGGTCTCCAGGACGTTCCCCACCATGCCGGCGAAGCCGAACAGGCCCAGGAGCAGCGCCGCGAGCCAGACCGAGCGCAGCGTCCCGAACCCCACCAGGGTCACGGCCTGGAGCACTCCGGCGAACAGCAGAGTGCGGCCGGTGCCGCCGGCCGCGGCGATCGTCCGGTCCGCGAGAAGCCCGCCCAGGACCATCCCGATGCCGTAGCCGATGGTCACGACGACATAGCCGAAGTCCCCGGCGCCCAGCCAGCCCTTGATGACCACCACCAGGGTCGCGATCAGTGCGCCGATGCCGACATTGCTCAGCGCCACCGCCACACAGAACGCGCGCAGCACCCGGTCGCGCCACAACTGCCGTATTCCCTCGGCGATTTCGCGCCGGACGGTGCGCCCGGCGGTGGCCGGCCGCCCGGCCGGCGGGCCGGTGCGCAGGGAGGCGACGAGGGCGGCCGCGACGAGGTAGGTGGCCGCGTCGGCCAGGAACGGGAGGGCGGCGCCGAGCGCGATCAGCACCGGTGCCAGCGGGCCACCGACGAACCGGCCCGCCAGCTCCTGACCGGTCATCAGCCGGGCATTGGCGGCGGCCAGCTTCTCCTTGGGCACCACCGCGGGCAGCAGGGCCGTGGCGGCGTTGTCGAACAGCGTCTGGAGGGTGGTGAGCGCGAAGGACAGCGCGAGCAGCAGCCCGATGCCCACGTGGCCGAGCGCCACGGCCAGCGCGAAGCCGGCCATCAGCAGCCCCCGCAGCACATCGACCGCCCACATCGCCCGCCGCTGGTCCACCCGGTCGGCGACCGCGCCGCCCAGCAGCCCGAAGAACAGCCAGGGAACGAAGCCGCAGGCGGTGACGAGCGAGATCAGCAGCGGCGAGTCGGTGAGCGTGTAGGCGAGCAGCGGGAGCGCCGTGCCGCGCAGAGAGTCACCGAAGCGGGAGATGGCAGCGGCGCTCCACAGCCGGCCGAAGCCGCCGCGCGGGGCGAGCGCGCCCGCCGCTGCCCCGTGCCCCGCTTCGGTGCCCGTCCCGCTGTCCGCCATGCCGCCCCCGTCCGCATCGTCCGCGTACGGAAAACGCTACGGGCAGCCACTGACAGTGGCCCTCGGGCGACTTCCCCATCAGCTACCTCAGATGCGGGCCGACCGCCCCGCGGCGGGCGCGTACGGCTCACCAGGACGCACAGACGCGGCCGACCCGGCCGGAAGGGGTGTGTCCCTCCGGCCGGGCCGGCCGCGTCAGGTGCTGATCCGTCAGATCTCGCCGCGGAGCTTGGCGAGGGCCTCCGCGAGGATCGCCTCACCGTCGGCGTCGCTGCGACGCTCACGGACGTAGGCGAGGTGGGTCTTGTACGGCTCGGTGCGCGGCGGGTCCGGCGGGCTCTCCCGGTCCTTGCCTGCCGGGAAACCACAGCGCGGGCAGTCCCAGGTGTCCGGAACCTGCGCATCGCCGGCGAAGCTGGGCTGCGTCTCGTGCCCGTTGGAGCACCAGAAGGAGATGCGGGTGCGCGGCGCGGACTCGCCGCGCTCGGCCTCCCCCATCGGCCCCGCCCCGACCCGACTTCCTCGGATCGCGTTGCCACTTGCCACGGTCGTAACTCCCTGCGTAATGGTGCTGCACAGCCTCTCGCAGCAGCTGCGCTGCGGAACGCCCCAGTCTACGTAAGGCCCAACGCGCGTCCAGTGGCTGGAGTTACCCGTCCGAGGACGCCTCCCTCATGATAGGCCGCGCCTCCGACACTGTGTCAGTTGCTGAGCTTCATCAGGATGCCGAGCACGACGATGCAGGCGAACCACAGCAGACCGATCACGATGGTGATGCGGTCAAGGTTGCGCTCGGCGACCGAGGAGCCACCCACCGAGGACTGCATGCCGCCACCGAACATGTCGGACAGGCCGCCGCCCTTTCCCTTGTGCATGAGCACCAGCATCATCAGCAGCAGGCTGAAGACGATGAGGGCGATCGAGAACCCGATGACCACGGCTGGACCAACTCTCTAGGACTGACGGACGGACTTATGGATCACGATATACGGAACAAATGGTGCGGGGCCGGGGGCGGTGCGGCTGCACCGGTCCCGGCCCCGACAGGGTACGACGAGGGTTCCCCCTCGTCATAGCTGCTACTGGTCGCGGAAACGGACGATCTTCACAAACTCGTCCGCGTCCAGCGCCGCGCCGCCGATCAGCGCGCCGTCGACGTCGGGCTGCGCCATGATCGCCGCGACATTGCCGGACTTGACCGAGCCGCCGTACTGGATGCGGACCTTGTCGGCCAGCTCCTGGCCGTAGAGCTCGGCGAGGCGGCCGCGGATCGCACCGCAGACCTCCTGCGCGTCCTCGGGGGTGGCGACCTCACCGGTGCCGATGGCCCACACGGGCTCGTAGGCGATCACGATGGTCTCGGCCTGCTCGGCCGGGACGTCGGCCAGACCGCCGTCGACCTGGGCGAGGGTGTGCGCGACCTGGTTGCCGGCCTTGCGCACGTCCAGGCCCTCGCCGACGCACAGGATCGGGGTGATCCCGTTCTTGAAGGCGGCCTTGACCTTGGCGTTGCAGATCTCTTCGTTCTCGCCGTGGTACTGGCGGCGCTCGCTGTGGCCGATGGCCACGTAGGCGCACTTGAGCTTGGACAGCATCGCGCCGGAGATCTCGCCGGTGTAGGCACCGGAGTCGTGCGCCGAGATGTCCTGGGCGCCGTACTTGATCTTGAGCTTGTCGCCGTCGACCAGCGTCTGCACCGACCGCAGATCGGTGAAGGGCGGCAGGACCGCGACCTCGACGGCGTCGAAGTCCTTGTCGGCGAGGGCGAAGGCGAGCTTCTGGACGTGGGCGATGGCCTCGAGGTGGTTGAGGTTCATCTTCCAGTTGCCCGCCATCAGCGGGGTACGGTCAGTCACGTTGTTCAGTCCTCCAGAGCGGCGAGGCCGGGGAGCGTCTTGCCTTCGAGGTATTCGAGGCTGGCGCCGCCGCCGGTCGAAATATGGCCGAATGCATTCTCGTCGAAGCCCAGCAGGCGCACCGCGGCGGCCGAGTCACCGCCGCCGACGACGGTGAAGGCGTCCGAGTCGAGCAGCCCCTGCGCGACGGCCTTGGTGCCGCCGGCGTAGTCGGGGTGCTCGAAGACGCCCATCGGGCCGTTCCAGAAGACGGTGCCCGCGTCGGCGAGCTTCGCGGCGTAGAGCTCACGGGTCTTCGGGCCGATGTCCAGGCCCTCCTTGTCGGCCGGGATGGCGTCCGCGGCGACGACGTCGGGGTGGGCCGGGGCCTTGGTCTTCAGGTCCGGGAACTCGCCGGAGACCAGCACGTCCACGGGGAGGACGAACTCCACACCGCGCTTCTCGGCCCGTGCCAGGTACTCCAGGCAGGCCGGGACCTGGTCCTCCTGGAGCAGCGAGATGCCGACCTCGTGGCCCTTGGCCTTGAGGAAGGTGTAGGCCATCCCGCCGCCGACCAGGATGCGGTCGGCCTTCTCGATGAGCTGGTCGATGACAGCCAGCTTGTCGGAGACCTTGGCGCCGCCCAGCGCGACGACGTAGGGGCGCTTGACGTCGTCGGTGAGCTTCTTCAGGACGCCGACCTCGGTGGCGATCAGGTCGCCGGCGGCGTGCGGAAGGCGCTTGGGCAGGTCGTACACGGAGGCGTGCTTACGGTGCACGGCGCCGAAGCCGTCGCCCACGTACAGGTCGGCGAGGGCGGCGAGCTGATCGGCGAACGCACCGCGCTCGGCGTCGTCCTTGCTGGTCTCGCCCGCGTTGAAGCGGAGGTTCTCCAGCACGGCCACCTGGCCGTCGGACAGGCCCGCGACGACGGACCGGGCGGACTCGCCGACCGTGTCGGTCGCGAACGCCACGTCCTGCCCGAGGATGTCGCCCAGCCGCGCGGCGGCCGGGGCCAGCGAGAAGGCCGGGTCCGGGGCACCCTTGGGACGGCCCAGGTGCGAGGCGACGATCACCTTGGCGCCGCGCTCGACGAGCTTGGCGATCGTCGGGGCGACGGCGCGGATCCGGCCGTCGTCGGTGATGGTGGTGCCGTCCAGCGGCACGTTGAGATCAGCGCGGACAAAGACGCGCTGTCCGGCGACCTGGAGGTCGTCGATCGTCTTCATGAGAAGTGACTCCGTGTTTGCGTAGCTCGGCCATGGGACGGGGCCCGTACGACGCTTCTTCGCGTCATACGAGCCCCGTCCTCACATCTCGGTGCCTCGGGCGTCAACCAGCGATCAGAGCTGGCCGCCGACGAAGGTGGTCAGGTCCACCAGGCGGTTGGAGTAGCCCCACTCGTTGTCATACCAGCCGACGACCTTGACCTGCTTGCCCTGGGACATGGTCAGCGAGGAGTCGAAGGTACACGAGGCCGGGAAGTTCACGATGTCCGAGGAGACGATCGGGTCCTCGGTGTACTCCAGGATGCCCTTGAGCTGGCCCTCGGCGGCCTTCTGGAAGGCGGTGTTGATCTCGTCCTTGGTGACCTCGCGGTCGAGCTCCAGCACGAGGTCGGTGACCGAACCGGTGGGGACGGGCACGCGCATGGCGATACCGTCCAGCTTGCCCTTGAGCTGCGGGAGGACCAGGGCGGTGGCCTTGGCGGCACCCGTCGAGGTCGGGATGATGTTCTCCGCGGCGGCGCGGGCGCGGCGCAGGTCGCTGTGCGGGAAGTCCAGGATGCGCTGGTCGTTGGTGTACGCGTGGACCGTCGTCATCAGGCCCTTGACGATGCCGAAGTTCTCGTCGAGCACCTTCGCCATCGGCGCCACACAGTTGGTGGTGCAGGAGGCGTTGGAGATGACGTGGTGCTTGGCCGCGTCGTACTTGTCGTTGTTGACGCCCATCACGATCGTGATGTCCTCGTCCTTGGCGGGCGCGGAGATCAGGACCTTCTTGGCGCCGGCCTGGATGTGCTTCTCGGCGTCGGCCTTCTTGGTGAAGATGCCGGTCGACTCGATGACGATGTCGGCGCCGAGCTCGCCCCAGGGGAGGTTCGCCGGGTCGCGCTCGGCCATCGTCTTGAAGGTCTGGTTGCCGACCGTGATGGTGTCGTCGGTGTGGCTGACGGCCTGCTTGAGGCGACCCAGAATGGTGTCGTACTTCAGCAGGTGAACCAGGGTGGCGTTGTCGGTCAGGTCGTTGACACCGACGATCTCGATGTCCGCACCCTGCTCCAGGAGCGCGCGGAAGTAGTTGCGACCAATGCGGCCGAATCCGTTGATGCCTACGCGGATCGTCACGAACCGATCTCCTCGTTAGGTACGCCGATGGGTCACCGGCGAGCTGTATGGGCTGTCCCCGACCGCCTCCGACCCTACCCCCAATAAGAGACGTACGTGACATTGACAAACGGGCTTTCGTCCCCTCAAACGAGCAGTCCCGGCCAGGTCCTTCGTCGCCTGTTCGCGCCGGTCAAACGGGCTTTCGCCCCCTCAAACGAGCACCCCCGGCCGCGTCCTTCGACGCCCGCTCGCGCCGACCCCCGGTAACACAGATCCGGGAGTGACACAAGGGCATCAGGGAGCAGCCGGGGGTGTACGCGGCGCGGGCGGTCAGCCGACCATGCCCTCGGCGAGTTCCTCGGTGAGGTTGGACTCGGTGCCCGGGATGCCGAGGTCCTGGGCCCGCTTGTCGGCCATCGCCAGCAGCCGGCGGATCCGGCCGGCGACCGCGTCCTTGGTCAGCGGCGGGTCGGCGAGGGCGCCCAGCTCCTCCAGCGAGGCCTGCTTGTGCTCCATGCGCAGCCGGCCGGCCGCCGCGAGGTGCTCGGGGACCTCCTCGCCGAGGATCTCCAGGGCCCGCTGGACCCGGGCGCCCGCGGCGACCGCGGCGCGCGCCGAGCGGCGGAGGTTGGCGTCGTCGAAGTTGGCGAGGCGGTTGGCGGTGGCGCGGACCTCGCGGCGCATCCGCCGCTCCTCCCACGCGAGCACCGACTCATGGGCGCCGAGCCGCGTCAGCAGGGCACCGATCGCGTCACCGTCCCGGACCACGACGCGGTCCACTCCGCGCACCTCTCGGGCCTTGGCACCGATGCCGAGCCGGCGGGCGGCACCGACCAGGGCGAGCGCCGCCTCGGGCCCGGGGCAGGTGACCTCCAGGGACGAGGAGCGGCCCGGCTCGGTCAGTGAGCCGTGGGCCAGGAAGGCGCCGCGCCAGGCCGCCTCGGCGTCGCAGGTCGCGCCGGAGACCACCTGCGGGGGCAGCCCGCGGATGGGCCGGCCGCGGCCGTCCACCAGGCCGGTCTGGCGCGCCAGCTGATCGCCACCGGCCACCACCCGGACGACGTAGCGGCTGCCGCGCCGCAGGCCGCCGGGGGCCATCACCACCAGGTCGGAGCTGTGCCCGAAGATCTCCAGGATGTCCTTGCGCAGCCGCCGGGCCGCGATGCCCGTGTCCAGCTCCGCCTCGATCACGATGCGTCCGCTGACCAGGTGCAGACCGCCCGCGAACCGCAGGATCGACGAGACCTCCGACTTCCGGCAGCAGGTCCGGGTGACGGGGAGCCGGGAGATTTCATCCTTCACCGCTGCCGTCATCGCCATGGGCCGATCCTTCCATGCATCCGAAAAATACGGTCGTACGCGGCTGCCAGCAGCTCCGGGTCGTGCCGGTCGGGGGCTCCCCCGGCACTCGACCGGGCGTCGTCTCCTTGTGCGGCGACCGCCGCCAGCTCGACCTCGCTGCCGACCAGCTGCTTCGCGGCAACCGTCAGACCTTCGATGTCGGGCACGGCGGCCTTGTCGGCCAGCACCACGTCGAAGGCGAGTTTAGGGGCGTGTCGGGCCAAAACCTCCAAATGACGCTGCGGGGAGAAGCCATCGGTTTCGCCCGGTTGGGGCGCAAGGTTGAGCGAAAGGACCTTTCGGGCCTTGGTCTCCTCCAGCGCCTCGCGCAGCTCCGGCACCAGCAGATGCGGGATCACGGAGGAGAACCAGGAGCCGGGACCGAGCACCACCCAGTCGGCGTCCCGCACCGCGGCTACCGCCTCGGGGACGGCCGGCGGGTCCTCGGGGACCACATGGACGGACTGCACCTCGCCGCGGGTGAGCGCGACGGTGGCCTGACCGCGGACCGTGGTGATCGCGTCCGGACGGCCCGATTCATGGCCCCTGACCTGGGCCTGGAGCTCCAGCGGCACCGCCGACATGGGCAGCACCCGGCCGTGCGCGCCGAGCAGCTTGCCGACCAGGTCGAGGGCCTGGACATGGTCGCCGAGCTGCTCCCACAGGGCCACGATCAGCAGATTGCCGACCGCGTGGTCGTGCAGCTCGCCCTCGCTCTGGAAGCGGTGCTGGATCACCCGGGACCAGGTCTGGCCCCAGTCGTCGTCACCGCACAGCGCGGCCAGCGCCTTGCGCAGATCGCCGGGCGGCAGCACGCCGAGCTCGTCGCGGAGCCGGCCGCTGGAACCGCCGTCGTCGGCGACCGTGACGACCGCGGTCAGATCACCGGTGATCCGGCGCAGCGCGGTCAGCGAGGCGGACAGGCCCATGCCGCCGCCCAGCGCCACCACCTTGGGCGTGGCGCCCTTCGTGATACGGCCACTGGGGACGAACCGCCGGACCCGGCGCAGCCGTGGGGTGCGCCCGCTCACTCGCGCCCCATGTCCCGGTGGACGATGACGGTTTCCACCCCTTCGGAGACCAGGCGGCGGCCGAGCTTCTCGGACATCGCGACGCTGCGGTGCTTGCCGCCCGTGCAGCCCACGGCGATGGTCACATAGCGCTTGCCCTCCCGGCGGTAGCCCTCGGCGACGATCCGCAGCAGCTCGGCGTAGCCGTCCAGGAACTCCTTGGAGCCGGGCTGGCTGAAGACGTAGTTGGAGACCTCGTCGTTGAGGCCGGTGAAGGGGCGCAGCTCGGGGACCCAGTGCGGGTTGGGGATGAAGCGGCAGTCGATGACCATGTCGGCGTCGACCGGGAGGCCGTACTTGAAGCCGAAGGACATGACCGTGGCGCGCAGTTCGGGGACCTCCTCGCCGGCGAACTGAGCGTCCATCTTGGCGCGCAGTTCGTGGACGTTGAGGCTGGAGGTGTCGATGACCAGGTCGGCGTCGCCGCGCAGCTCGCGCAGCAGATCGCGTTCGGCGGCGATGCCGTCGACGATCCGGCCGTCGCCCTGGAGGGGGTGCGGGCGGCGCACGGATTCGAAGCGGCGCACCAGGGCCTCGTCGGAGGACTCCAGGAAGACGATGCGGCGCTTGACGTTCTGCGCGTCGAGGGTGGCCAGCGATTCCTTGAGGTTGGCGAAGAAGCGGCGGCCGCGGACGTCGACGACGACCGCGATCCGGGCGACATTGCCCTGCGACCGGGCGCCCAGCTCGACCATCGGTGCGATCAGCTCGGGCGGGATGTTGTCGACGACGAACCAGCCGAGGTCCTCCAGACACTTCGCGGCCGTGCTGCGGCCGGCGCCGGACATCCCGGAGATGATCACCAACTCGGGAATCGCGGCACTCTCGCCCTGGTCGGTCGTGCCCGTACTCACCTGTGCACCGTCTCTCTCGGTTTCCTGCGCTTCGTGCGGTGTACTCATCGGTCCTGCCCCCGTTCTGCTGACAACGCGGCCGGTGGGGCCCCGTCATCCTCAATGATCTCTCCTGTGGCGGTGTTCACCGCGGGGGCGGACGGCGCCGCCCCGGCCAGCGCCGCGGCGACCGTCTCCGCCGTTTTGCGGCCGACGCCCGGAACCTCGCAGATCTCGTCGATCGTCGCGGCCCGCAGCTTCTTCAGCGAGCCGAAATGCTTGAGCAGCGCCTGGCGGCGGGTGTCGCCCAGTCCGGCGACGGTGTCCAGCGGCGAGGACTTCAGTCGCTTGGTGCGCTTGCTGCGCTGGTAGGCGAGGGCGAAGCGGTGTGCCTCGTCCCGGACGCGCTGGAGGAGGTAGAGACCCTCGCTGCTGCGCGGCAGCACCACCGGGTCGTCGTCCTCGGGCAGCCAGACCTCCTCGAGGCGCTTGGCCAGGCCGCAGACCGCGACATCGTCGATGCCGAGCTCGTCCAGGGCCCGGCGGGCGGCCGCGACCTGCGGGGCACCGCCGTCGACGACCACGAGCTGCGGCGGGTAGGCGAACCGCTTGGGGCGGCCGTCCTCGTCGGTCGGGCGGCCGGCCATCGGGTCCGGCTCATCGTCCGGGCCGGCGGCGACGGCCGAGGCGGTGGCGCCGTTGTCGTCGACACGGGCGTCGCCGGCCGGCTCCTCCGTCCACTCGCCGGCCTTCTGCTTCTCCTGGAGATAGCGCTTGAAACGGCGGCCGATGACCTCGTGCATGGACCGGACATCGTCCTGGCCCTGGAAGGTCTTGATCTGGAAGCGGCGGTATTCGCTCTTCCGGGCGAGACCGTCCTCGAACACCACCATCGAGGCGACGACGTCATCGCCCTGGAGGTGGGAGATGTCGAAGCACTCGATACGCAGCGGCACCGAATCCAGGCCGAGGGCCTCGGCGATCTCCTCCAGGGCACGGGAGCGGGTGGTCAGGTCGGAGGCGCGCTTGGTCTTGTGCAGGCCCAGGGCCTGCTGGGCGTTGCGGGCGACCGTGGCCATCAGGTCCTTCTTGTCGCCGCGCTGCGGGATGCGCAGCGAGACCTGGGAGCCGCGGCGCCCGGTCAGCCACTGGGCGACCGGGTCGACGGGCTCGGGCAGCGCCGGGACCAGGACCTCCTTGGGGACGGCGTCGCCCCGCTCCTCGCCGTACAGCTGCTGGAGGGCGTGCTCGACCAGATCGCCGGTGGTGACGGCCTCGACCTTGTCGGTGACCCAGCCTCGCTGGCCGCGCACCCGCCCGCCGCGGACGTGGAAGATCTGGACGGCGGCTTCCAGCTCGTCCTCGGCGACCGCGATCAGATCGGCGTCGGTGGCGTCGGCGAGCACCACGGCGCTCTTCTCCATGGCCCGCTTGAGCGCGCCTATGTCGTCCCGCAGCCGGGCGGCGCGCTCGTATTCCATCTCCTCCGCCGCTTCCTGCATCCCGCGCTCCAGGCGGCGGATGTAGGCACCGGTGCGGCCGGCCATGAAGTCGCAGAATTCCTCGGCCAGTTCATGGTGTTCGTCGGCGGAGATCCGGCCGACGCAGGGGGCCGCGCACTTGCCGATGTAGCCGAGCAGGCAGGGGCGGCCGATCTGCGCGGAGCGCTTGAAGACACCGGCGGAGCAGGTCCGTACGGGGAAGACACGGAGCAGCAGGTCGACGGTCTCGCGAATGGCCCAGGCGTGCCCGTACGGACCGAAGTAGCGCACGCCCTTCTTCTTGGCGCCGCGCATGACCTGGACGCGCGGGAACTCCTCGTTGAGGGTCACCGCGAGATACGGATAGCTCTTGTCGTCGCGGTACTTGACGTTGAAGCGGGGGTCGAACTCCTTGATCCAGGTGTATTCGAGCTGGAGCGCCTCGACCTCGGTGGTGACGACGGTCCACTCCACGGAGGCGGCGGTGGTGACCATCGTGCGGGTACGCGGATGGAGGCCGGCCAGGTCCTGGAAGTAGTTGGCCAGCCGCTGGCGCAGGCTCTTCGCCTTGCCGACGTAGATGACCCGGCCGTGCTCGTCGCGGAACTTATAGACCCCCGGCGAGTCGGGGATCTGTCCCGGCTTGGGTCGATAGCTGCTGGGGTCTGCCATGCCCACCACCCTACTGACCGCCACCGACAATCACGGCCGGGACCGGCTGCGTTCCTGGCGGGGGAGGCGGGGTGTGGCCGTGCTCGGCTGCCGTGGGGGCATTGGGGGCGTGGGCCGGGGTGCAGGGTGCTCGTGGGGTCGCGGTGCGCGTTCGCGTCGCGGCTCCCCCCCCACCCCCGAACCCACCCCCCTCCCCCTCCCCCCGAAGGGGGAGGAGGGGGAGGGGGCGGCGGAAGCGCCTGCCCGCCGTACGGACGGCATGCGGCGGGCAGACGCGCCCCGTCAGCCGCTGCGGCGCGGGCGCGCCCGTTCAGCCGCTGCGGCGCAGGCGCGGCCCGCTCAGCCGTTGCGGCGCCGGCGCAGGGCCGCCGCGGCGGACAGTCCCAGGGCCAGCAGGGCGGCGGCGCCCGCCACGGTCGTGGCCGCGGTCACCGGCAGGCTGGCGTCCGTGAACGCGCCCGCCATGAGGGGCTGCTGGGCCGGCGCCGCCTGGGCCTGGGGCTCCTTGGCGCCGGCCGCGGCCTCCGGCCCGTAGCCGCCGGCCTCGCCGCGCCGGTCGTACGCGGAGCCCGGCAGCTTGTCCCCGTAGGCCTTCGCCACCCGCTTCCGGTAGGCGGCGACGGTGGTGCCATGCGCCCCGACGGCCTTGCGGGCGTCGGCGTCCAGCGGCTCGATCCGGTCGCCGCGCTGCACGTACCAGGCGTCGATCTGCGGCTCGTGGAAGACCGTGCCGCCCTTGGCACGCGCGGCCCCGGCCGCGGTGTAGCGGGCCTCGTCGTCGCCGTCAGCGATGTTGACGACCTTCCAGGCCGCGCCCTGCCGCACGGTCCATACGGAGGCCGTGCGGCCGTCGGCGGCGACGGCCTTGCTGGCGAGGAACTCCAGACGGGCCACGGGGGCCGCGGTCCGGCCGCGTACGAAGTCCGGTGACAGGAGGTAGACGGGGACCGTGCCGCCCTCGATGCGCGGGGCACCCTGTGCCGCGGGGGCCAGTGCCGGTGCGCCACCGCGCTTGCGGTCGGCGGCGAAGAAACGGGCGAGGGTGTCCAGCGTCGCGGGGGCGGCGGCGGCTTCGTGGGCAGCGGCGACCACCGCACGGGCCGGGGCCTGGGGCGTGGGGACGGGCGCGGCCACTGCGGCCTGCGGGGCGAGGCCGAGGAGGGTGGTCGCGAACGCTCCTGTGGCGACGGCGCGGAGGGCGGTGCGGACGGCGGTGCGCTTCGTCATGGCCTCAGGCTCCTATCCGGTAGAGGGAGTGCGTCCAGGAGAAGGAGCTTCCGTTCACGTAGTAGTCGAAATCGCCCCAGTTGTAGCGGGAGTTGGCCGCCCAGGGATCACCCCAGTAAATCCAGTTTCGATCTGTGTCATAGCCATAGACCACGTGCATATGGCCACCGCCGGAGGACCACTGGATGCGGGTCTCGACCGGCCGGCGGGCGTCGATCTCGCTCTGCA is part of the Streptomyces platensis genome and harbors:
- a CDS encoding MFS transporter, with translation MADSGTGTEAGHGAAAGALAPRGGFGRLWSAAAISRFGDSLRGTALPLLAYTLTDSPLLISLVTACGFVPWLFFGLLGGAVADRVDQRRAMWAVDVLRGLLMAGFALAVALGHVGIGLLLALSFALTTLQTLFDNAATALLPAVVPKEKLAAANARLMTGQELAGRFVGGPLAPVLIALGAALPFLADAATYLVAAALVASLRTGPPAGRPATAGRTVRREIAEGIRQLWRDRVLRAFCVAVALSNVGIGALIATLVVVIKGWLGAGDFGYVVVTIGYGIGMVLGGLLADRTIAAAGGTGRTLLFAGVLQAVTLVGFGTLRSVWLAALLLGLFGFAGMVGNVLETTAVQQRSPAGMLGRISSAFRTVSVAGTPLGALCGGAAATAFGPNAPALLAAVLLALGAAALTPVLQTPDGASSDSGQIPHTAP
- a CDS encoding RNA polymerase-binding protein RbpA, encoding MASGNAIRGSRVGAGPMGEAERGESAPRTRISFWCSNGHETQPSFAGDAQVPDTWDCPRCGFPAGKDRESPPDPPRTEPYKTHLAYVRERRSDADGEAILAEALAKLRGEI
- the secG gene encoding preprotein translocase subunit SecG — encoded protein: MVIGFSIALIVFSLLLMMLVLMHKGKGGGLSDMFGGGMQSSVGGSSVAERNLDRITIVIGLLWFACIVVLGILMKLSN
- the tpiA gene encoding triose-phosphate isomerase — its product is MTDRTPLMAGNWKMNLNHLEAIAHVQKLAFALADKDFDAVEVAVLPPFTDLRSVQTLVDGDKLKIKYGAQDISAHDSGAYTGEISGAMLSKLKCAYVAIGHSERRQYHGENEEICNAKVKAAFKNGITPILCVGEGLDVRKAGNQVAHTLAQVDGGLADVPAEQAETIVIAYEPVWAIGTGEVATPEDAQEVCGAIRGRLAELYGQELADKVRIQYGGSVKSGNVAAIMAQPDVDGALIGGAALDADEFVKIVRFRDQ
- a CDS encoding phosphoglycerate kinase — encoded protein: MKTIDDLQVAGQRVFVRADLNVPLDGTTITDDGRIRAVAPTIAKLVERGAKVIVASHLGRPKGAPDPAFSLAPAAARLGDILGQDVAFATDTVGESARSVVAGLSDGQVAVLENLRFNAGETSKDDAERGAFADQLAALADLYVGDGFGAVHRKHASVYDLPKRLPHAAGDLIATEVGVLKKLTDDVKRPYVVALGGAKVSDKLAVIDQLIEKADRILVGGGMAYTFLKAKGHEVGISLLQEDQVPACLEYLARAEKRGVEFVLPVDVLVSGEFPDLKTKAPAHPDVVAADAIPADKEGLDIGPKTRELYAAKLADAGTVFWNGPMGVFEHPDYAGGTKAVAQGLLDSDAFTVVGGGDSAAAVRLLGFDENAFGHISTGGGASLEYLEGKTLPGLAALED
- the gap gene encoding type I glyceraldehyde-3-phosphate dehydrogenase → MTIRVGINGFGRIGRNYFRALLEQGADIEIVGVNDLTDNATLVHLLKYDTILGRLKQAVSHTDDTITVGNQTFKTMAERDPANLPWGELGADIVIESTGIFTKKADAEKHIQAGAKKVLISAPAKDEDITIVMGVNNDKYDAAKHHVISNASCTTNCVAPMAKVLDENFGIVKGLMTTVHAYTNDQRILDFPHSDLRRARAAAENIIPTSTGAAKATALVLPQLKGKLDGIAMRVPVPTGSVTDLVLELDREVTKDEINTAFQKAAEGQLKGILEYTEDPIVSSDIVNFPASCTFDSSLTMSQGKQVKVVGWYDNEWGYSNRLVDLTTFVGGQL
- the whiA gene encoding DNA-binding protein WhiA, encoding MAMTAAVKDEISRLPVTRTCCRKSEVSSILRFAGGLHLVSGRIVIEAELDTGIAARRLRKDILEIFGHSSDLVVMAPGGLRRGSRYVVRVVAGGDQLARQTGLVDGRGRPIRGLPPQVVSGATCDAEAAWRGAFLAHGSLTEPGRSSSLEVTCPGPEAALALVGAARRLGIGAKAREVRGVDRVVVRDGDAIGALLTRLGAHESVLAWEERRMRREVRATANRLANFDDANLRRSARAAVAAGARVQRALEILGEEVPEHLAAAGRLRMEHKQASLEELGALADPPLTKDAVAGRIRRLLAMADKRAQDLGIPGTESNLTEELAEGMVG
- a CDS encoding gluconeogenesis factor YvcK family protein — protein: MSGRTPRLRRVRRFVPSGRITKGATPKVVALGGGMGLSASLTALRRITGDLTAVVTVADDGGSSGRLRDELGVLPPGDLRKALAALCGDDDWGQTWSRVIQHRFQSEGELHDHAVGNLLIVALWEQLGDHVQALDLVGKLLGAHGRVLPMSAVPLELQAQVRGHESGRPDAITTVRGQATVALTRGEVQSVHVVPEDPPAVPEAVAAVRDADWVVLGPGSWFSSVIPHLLVPELREALEETKARKVLSLNLAPQPGETDGFSPQRHLEVLARHAPKLAFDVVLADKAAVPDIEGLTVAAKQLVGSEVELAAVAAQGDDARSSAGGAPDRHDPELLAAAYDRIFRMHGRIGPWR
- the rapZ gene encoding RNase adapter RapZ, encoding MSTPHEAQETERDGAQVSTGTTDQGESAAIPELVIISGMSGAGRSTAAKCLEDLGWFVVDNIPPELIAPMVELGARSQGNVARIAVVVDVRGRRFFANLKESLATLDAQNVKRRIVFLESSDEALVRRFESVRRPHPLQGDGRIVDGIAAERDLLRELRGDADLVIDTSSLNVHELRAKMDAQFAGEEVPELRATVMSFGFKYGLPVDADMVIDCRFIPNPHWVPELRPFTGLNDEVSNYVFSQPGSKEFLDGYAELLRIVAEGYRREGKRYVTIAVGCTGGKHRSVAMSEKLGRRLVSEGVETVIVHRDMGRE